The following proteins come from a genomic window of Eubalaena glacialis isolate mEubGla1 chromosome X, mEubGla1.1.hap2.+ XY, whole genome shotgun sequence:
- the LOC133082732 gene encoding small ribosomal subunit protein uS5-like, whose amino-acid sequence MADDAGAAGGPGGPGGPGGPGGPGMGGRGGFRGGFGSGVRGRGGGRGRGRGGGRGRGRGRGCGARGGKAEDKEWLPVTKLGRLVKDMKIKSLEEIYLFSLSIKESEIIDFFLGASLKDEVLKIMPVQKQTRAGQRTRFKAFVAIGDYNGHVGLGVKCSKEVATAIRGAIILAKLSIVPVRRGYWGNKIGKPHTVPCKVTGHCGSVLVRLIPAPRGTGIVSAPVPKKLLMMAGIDDCYTSARGCTATLGNFAKATFDAISKTYSYLTPDLWKETVFTKSPYQEFTDHLVKTHTRVSVQRTQAPAVATT is encoded by the coding sequence ATGGCGGATGACGCCGGTGCTGCGGGAGGGCCCGGAGGCCCCGGAGGCCCCGGAGGCCCCGGGGGCCCTGGCATGGGAGGCCGTGGTGGCTTCCGCGGAGGCTTCGGCAGCGGCGtacggggccggggcgggggtcgCGgtcggggccggggcgggggtcgCGGTCGGGGCCGGGGCCGAGGCTGCGGAGCTCGCGGAGGCAAGGCCGAGGACAAGGAGTGGCTCCCCGTCACCAAGCTGGGCCGCTTGGTCAAGGACATGAAGATCAAGTCCCTGGAGGAGATCTATCTCTTTTCTTTGTCCATCAAGGAATCTGAGATCATTGACTTTTTCTTGGGGGCATCTCTCAAGGACGAGGTTTTGAAGATCATGCCTGTGCAAAAGCAGACCCGTGCTGGCCAGCGGACCAGGTTCAAGGCGTTTGTCGCCATCGGGGATTACAACGGACATGTTGGTTTGGGTGTGAAGTGCTCTAAGGAGGTAGCCACTGCCATCCGTGGGGCCATCATTCTGGCCAAGCTCTCCATCGTCCCCGTGCGACGAGGCTACTGGGGGAACAAGATTGGCAAGCCCCATACCGTCCCTTGCAAGGTGACTGGCCACTGTGGCTCTGTGCTGGTGCGCCTcatccctgcccccaggggcACTGGCATCGTCTCAGCCCCTGTGCCCAAGAAGCTACTGATGATGGCTGGAATTGACGACTGCTACACCTCTGCCAGGGGCTGCACTGCAACGCTGGGCAACTTCGCCAAGGCCACTTTTGATGCCATTTCCAAGACCTACAGTTATCTCACTCCTGATCTCTGGAAAGAGACGGTGTTCACCAAGTCTCCGTATCAGGAATTCACTGACCATCTTGTGAAGACCCACACCAGAGTTTCCGTGCAGAGGACCCAGGCTCCAGCTGTAGCCACCACATAG